One genomic window of Spiroplasma endosymbiont of Diplazon laetatorius includes the following:
- the rnpA gene encoding ribonuclease P protein component — protein MKNINIIKRNHEFQSIIGNKRFIKTKGFVIYFKKNDLNRFRYGISVGKKMGNAVFRNKIKRQVRSMIYKLLEELKDKSYDVVLMARIMIVDRTFEENLEDLRKSLLLIK, from the coding sequence ATGAAAAATATAAATATAATTAAAAGAAATCATGAATTTCAAAGTATTATTGGAAACAAAAGATTCATTAAGACAAAGGGATTTGTAATTTATTTTAAGAAAAATGATTTAAATAGATTCAGATACGGTATTTCTGTAGGAAAGAAAATGGGAAATGCTGTATTTAGAAACAAAATCAAAAGACAAGTAAGGTCTATGATTTATAAATTATTAGAAGAGCTAAAAGATAAGAGTTATGATGTTGTTTTGATGGCAAGAATCATGATCGTTGATAGAACCTTTGAGGAGAATCTAGAAGATCTTAGAAAATCGCTATTGCTAATAAAATAA